The Sphingobacterium bambusae genome includes a window with the following:
- a CDS encoding glycoside hydrolase family 140 protein, producing the protein MMMSKKLVPILLAGALFSCTAKQEKQELTGLKISENGRYLATEEGDPFFWLGDTGWLLFNKLNRDEAEVYLEDRKNKGFNVIQAMVLHTVPSVNVYGDSSIINKDIARPLVTAGSNPDVAEEYDYWDHIDYIIDNAADKGLYMALVPVWGSPVKDGKVSPEQAKVYARFLAERWKDKKNIIWLNGGDIKGSDSIAVWQEIGKTIKSIDANHLMTYHPRGRTASSDWFHDASWLDFNMVQSGHRRYDQDTSANEVKHYGEDNWKFMQADWKRSPVKPTIDGEPSYEGIPQGLHDIKEPRWTADDVRRYGYWSVFAGAFGYTYGQNSVMQMHAATDTSTAYGSKELWTAALQAPGASQMKYLKDLMLSRGHYFERVPDQSIIAEAGDKYDNLLATRTDDYAFIYTYNGREIAVNMGKIKGDKVEASWFNPRNGETKAIGKFDNQGVQRFKPEGQQKDGNDWVLILDSI; encoded by the coding sequence ATGATGATGAGTAAAAAACTGGTACCGATTCTTTTGGCCGGCGCACTGTTTTCTTGCACGGCAAAACAAGAAAAACAAGAACTCACGGGGTTGAAGATCTCAGAAAATGGCCGCTACCTCGCGACCGAAGAAGGAGATCCTTTCTTTTGGCTTGGTGATACCGGATGGCTTTTATTCAATAAGTTAAATCGTGACGAAGCAGAAGTGTATTTAGAAGATCGTAAGAACAAGGGCTTTAATGTAATTCAGGCGATGGTACTGCATACTGTTCCTTCTGTCAACGTCTACGGCGATTCATCTATCATCAATAAAGATATCGCACGCCCGTTGGTCACTGCGGGAAGCAATCCCGATGTGGCCGAAGAATATGATTATTGGGATCATATCGATTACATCATCGATAATGCTGCCGACAAAGGCTTGTACATGGCCCTTGTTCCGGTATGGGGATCCCCGGTAAAAGATGGAAAGGTATCGCCGGAGCAGGCAAAAGTGTACGCCCGTTTTCTCGCCGAGCGCTGGAAGGACAAAAAAAATATTATCTGGCTAAATGGGGGCGATATCAAAGGTTCCGACTCGATTGCCGTATGGCAGGAAATCGGTAAAACCATCAAATCCATTGATGCCAATCACCTGATGACCTATCACCCTCGTGGCCGCACTGCTTCATCCGATTGGTTTCACGATGCGTCTTGGTTGGATTTCAACATGGTGCAGTCCGGTCACCGACGCTACGATCAAGATACCTCGGCTAATGAGGTTAAACATTACGGCGAAGATAACTGGAAGTTTATGCAGGCCGACTGGAAGCGTAGCCCCGTAAAACCTACCATCGATGGCGAACCTTCCTATGAAGGTATTCCACAAGGCCTACACGATATCAAAGAGCCTCGTTGGACAGCCGACGATGTGCGCCGATACGGCTATTGGTCGGTCTTCGCGGGCGCTTTCGGCTACACGTATGGACAAAACTCGGTGATGCAGATGCATGCGGCAACGGACACTAGCACTGCCTATGGCTCCAAGGAGTTGTGGACGGCGGCATTACAAGCGCCCGGGGCATCGCAAATGAAATACCTGAAAGATCTTATGCTCTCCCGCGGACATTACTTTGAGCGTGTTCCCGATCAGAGCATCATCGCCGAAGCGGGAGACAAATACGATAATTTGTTGGCCACGCGTACGGATGACTATGCCTTTATCTATACCTACAACGGGCGGGAAATCGCGGTGAATATGGGTAAAATCAAAGGCGATAAAGTCGAAGCTTCTTGGTTCAATCCTCGTAACGGAGAAACAAAGGCTATCGGCAAGTTTGATAACCAAGGCGTGCAGCGCTTTAAGCCCGAAGGCCAGCAGAAAGATGGCAACGATTGGGTGCTGATATTAGATAGTATATAA
- a CDS encoding glycoside hydrolase family 43 protein, with amino-acid sequence MKFLIKALVFVLVTSLLASCQRDVYLFTSFREPANEGLRYLYSKDAYHWEEVPGVFLKPTLGTQKIMRDPSMLRDKKGVYHLVWTIAWKGDSGIGYARSKDLIHWEDEKIIPVMEHEPSTVNVWAPELFYDEQEDRYVIIWASTIPHRFPKGAEAEDNNQRMYYTTTKDFNNFTPTKLFADPGFSIIDAVIVKKDRDGYVLVLKDNTRPNRNLKVAFADNALGPFEQVSTPFSDYLTEGPSVVKVGGQWLIYFDSYGSKSYEAVATTDFKHFEKVNEKIVVPEGHKHGTIFKASKKDLKRLLKGKD; translated from the coding sequence ATGAAATTTTTAATAAAGGCTTTAGTTTTTGTGTTAGTAACATCCCTCTTGGCATCCTGCCAAAGGGATGTTTACCTGTTCACGTCCTTTCGTGAACCGGCCAACGAAGGCCTTCGTTACCTGTATAGCAAAGATGCCTATCATTGGGAGGAAGTGCCGGGCGTGTTTTTAAAGCCAACTTTGGGCACACAGAAAATCATGCGTGACCCCTCCATGTTGCGCGATAAAAAAGGTGTTTACCATTTGGTATGGACCATCGCCTGGAAAGGCGACAGCGGGATTGGCTATGCGCGATCAAAGGATCTTATACACTGGGAAGACGAAAAGATCATCCCCGTGATGGAGCATGAGCCTTCCACCGTAAATGTTTGGGCCCCTGAGCTCTTTTATGACGAGCAGGAAGATCGTTATGTCATTATCTGGGCGTCGACCATTCCGCATCGTTTCCCAAAAGGAGCGGAGGCCGAAGACAACAATCAGCGGATGTATTACACCACCACGAAGGACTTCAACAACTTTACACCAACGAAGCTCTTTGCTGATCCGGGATTTAGTATTATCGATGCGGTGATCGTTAAAAAAGATCGGGATGGCTATGTGTTGGTCTTGAAAGATAACACACGGCCAAACAGAAATTTGAAAGTTGCCTTTGCTGACAACGCCCTCGGACCTTTTGAACAGGTATCCACGCCATTCTCTGATTACCTGACAGAAGGGCCAAGCGTAGTGAAAGTAGGCGGCCAGTGGTTGATCTATTTTGATTCCTATGGCAGCAAAAGCTATGAGGCCGTGGCAACTACCGATTTTAAACATTTTGAAAAGGTAAACGAAAAGATCGTTGTACCTGAAGGACATAAACATGGAACGATCTTTAAAGCGTCGAAAAAGGACCTGAAAAGATTGTTAAAAGGAAAGGACTAG
- a CDS encoding DUF6298 domain-containing protein has product MQKNNTLTYTSDEKGNRIPDYSYAGYMGGEQAIPLVSAKIFVPRKDGDATLRIQRAIDYVAQLPLDKNGFRGAVLLEAGTYHLGGSLKLHTSGVVLRGAGFGNVGTTLYGGGVSRETLIQVQGKDNRQYGQKQSITDAYVSVNAMAFTVANASGYKVGDAIAIVRPSTEEWIKALGTDHFGGGITSLGWKPGQRELMWQRKITAIEGNKLRIDAPLTTALDQSFGISTVQQYNWTGCLEQIGIENMNLVSAFDASNAKDEDHRWMGITVENASNVWVRRIQFKHFAGSAVYVLPTASKVTVEDCLSLAPVSEIGGQRRYTFYTKGQQTLFQRLYAEQGYHDFAVGYLAAGPNAFVQCQAIEPYSFSGAIDSWSSGTLFDVIDIDAQALSFKNRGQDGQGSGWTAANSVFWQCSAALVECFQPPTAQNWAFGVWAQFQGDGFWDQSNEHIKPRSLYYAQLEERLGAAAKDRTVLLPVLSEASSSPAVEVAMEQTKQAAQPSLQLKDFIAQADARQQLRDEVQGLKTVDQLPMVKKIAPAYAEAMALRHGWLVRGDEVLVGKKSDIQWWNGSARPHGVEKSKAHITRFVPGEEGLGLTDDLKVTADSMLANHTLSIDHNYGLWYDRRRDDHERIRRMDGEVWPPFYELPFARSGQGAAYDGLSKYDLTKYNKFYWNRLKQFADIADQKGLVLIHQNYFQHNIIEAGAHYADFPWRTANNINEVGFPEPVPYAGDKRIFMAEQFYDINHPVRRALHRAYIRQCLENFKDNTGVIQMISAEYTGPLHFVEFWIDVIAEWKKETGKSPIIALSTTKDVQDAILADPKRAKEIQLIDIRYWHYQADGSVYAPQGGQNLAPRQHARLLKPKKTSAEQVYRAVSEYRTKYPEKGVLYHGDNYPEMAWAVFMAGGSMANLPKVEAPGFYEAAATMTPALGQGTWLLKGQSGIILYSTNAKGTEVDLSSLKGAYNLLHIDPKTGKVLQKEALKTGKMVTVNNYKNATEILWIKKK; this is encoded by the coding sequence GTGCAAAAAAATAATACGTTAACCTACACGTCTGACGAAAAAGGAAATCGTATTCCCGATTATTCTTATGCCGGCTATATGGGCGGAGAGCAAGCTATCCCGCTAGTGTCCGCCAAGATATTTGTGCCACGGAAAGATGGTGATGCTACACTCCGCATACAGCGTGCAATTGATTATGTAGCGCAGTTGCCCTTAGATAAAAATGGATTTCGCGGAGCGGTGTTGCTGGAGGCGGGAACATACCACTTAGGAGGTTCATTGAAACTACATACTTCTGGTGTTGTGCTCCGTGGGGCGGGATTTGGCAACGTTGGAACTACGCTCTATGGTGGTGGTGTATCGCGTGAGACGCTTATACAGGTGCAGGGAAAAGACAATAGACAGTATGGCCAAAAACAAAGCATCACCGATGCTTACGTTTCTGTTAATGCGATGGCATTTACGGTCGCTAATGCTTCGGGCTATAAGGTGGGAGATGCCATCGCAATCGTGCGTCCATCAACCGAGGAATGGATTAAAGCCCTCGGTACAGACCATTTCGGTGGAGGCATTACTTCATTGGGCTGGAAGCCGGGGCAGCGGGAGCTGATGTGGCAACGTAAAATCACCGCTATTGAAGGTAATAAATTACGGATCGATGCGCCATTAACAACGGCGTTAGACCAGTCCTTTGGAATATCTACTGTTCAACAGTATAATTGGACGGGATGCCTAGAACAGATCGGGATAGAAAACATGAATCTCGTTTCTGCGTTTGATGCCTCCAATGCGAAGGATGAAGATCACCGCTGGATGGGGATAACCGTAGAGAACGCCTCCAATGTATGGGTGCGTAGGATACAGTTTAAGCATTTTGCAGGATCGGCGGTTTATGTCTTGCCTACAGCCAGTAAAGTAACCGTCGAAGATTGTTTATCGCTTGCCCCGGTGTCCGAAATCGGAGGGCAGCGACGCTATACATTTTATACCAAAGGGCAGCAGACGCTGTTTCAGCGACTCTATGCCGAGCAGGGCTATCATGATTTTGCTGTGGGCTATCTCGCAGCTGGTCCAAACGCTTTTGTGCAATGCCAAGCGATCGAGCCCTATAGTTTTAGCGGAGCGATTGATAGTTGGTCATCAGGAACACTCTTTGATGTCATCGATATCGACGCACAGGCACTTAGTTTCAAAAACCGTGGACAAGATGGACAGGGATCAGGCTGGACAGCAGCAAACAGCGTTTTTTGGCAATGTAGCGCCGCTTTGGTAGAATGCTTTCAGCCACCAACCGCCCAAAACTGGGCTTTCGGCGTGTGGGCGCAGTTTCAGGGAGATGGCTTTTGGGATCAATCCAATGAACATATCAAACCGCGGAGCTTATATTATGCGCAGCTGGAAGAGCGATTAGGGGCTGCCGCCAAAGATAGGACGGTGTTACTACCCGTGCTTAGCGAAGCCTCGAGCAGTCCTGCGGTAGAAGTAGCGATGGAGCAGACCAAGCAGGCAGCGCAACCGTCTTTACAACTGAAAGACTTTATTGCGCAGGCCGATGCGCGCCAGCAATTGCGGGACGAAGTTCAAGGACTGAAAACCGTTGATCAATTGCCGATGGTAAAGAAAATCGCTCCAGCATATGCTGAAGCGATGGCCTTGCGCCACGGTTGGTTGGTACGTGGTGACGAAGTGTTGGTCGGAAAGAAATCAGATATTCAATGGTGGAACGGTAGTGCTCGTCCGCATGGGGTAGAAAAATCTAAGGCCCATATCACACGCTTTGTTCCCGGTGAAGAAGGGCTGGGTTTAACGGATGATCTCAAAGTAACGGCAGATAGCATGTTGGCTAACCACACCTTAAGCATCGATCATAACTATGGACTGTGGTATGATCGCCGTCGTGATGACCATGAACGCATCCGCCGTATGGATGGCGAAGTTTGGCCACCGTTTTACGAATTGCCTTTTGCAAGGAGTGGACAGGGAGCGGCTTACGATGGACTATCAAAATACGACCTGACGAAGTATAACAAATTCTATTGGAACAGGTTGAAGCAATTTGCAGATATTGCCGATCAGAAGGGGTTGGTGTTGATTCACCAGAATTATTTTCAACATAATATTATTGAAGCTGGTGCGCACTATGCCGACTTTCCTTGGCGTACCGCAAATAACATCAATGAAGTAGGTTTTCCCGAGCCTGTCCCTTACGCAGGTGATAAACGTATTTTCATGGCCGAGCAGTTTTATGATATAAACCATCCGGTTCGTCGAGCGCTACATCGGGCCTACATCCGCCAGTGTTTGGAGAATTTTAAGGACAATACGGGCGTCATCCAGATGATCAGTGCCGAATATACCGGACCGCTGCATTTCGTGGAGTTTTGGATCGATGTCATTGCCGAATGGAAGAAAGAAACCGGCAAGAGCCCTATCATCGCCTTGAGCACAACCAAAGATGTGCAAGATGCGATCTTAGCCGATCCCAAACGCGCAAAAGAAATTCAGCTTATCGATATCCGCTACTGGCATTATCAAGCCGACGGATCGGTATATGCGCCGCAAGGTGGACAAAATCTAGCGCCGCGCCAGCATGCACGATTACTAAAACCCAAGAAAACATCCGCTGAGCAGGTATACCGTGCGGTGAGTGAATACCGTACGAAATATCCTGAAAAGGGCGTGCTTTACCACGGCGACAATTATCCGGAAATGGCTTGGGCTGTCTTTATGGCGGGTGGCTCTATGGCCAACTTGCCAAAGGTAGAAGCGCCCGGATTTTACGAGGCAGCCGCAACGATGACTCCCGCACTAGGGCAGGGCACTTGGCTGTTAAAGGGACAATCGGGCATTATCCTGTATAGCACTAACGCCAAGGGTACAGAGGTTGATTTATCCAGCTTGAAAGGTGCATACAACCTACTGCATATCGACCCAAAAACAGGTAAGGTGCTCCAAAAAGAAGCCTTAAAAACAGGAAAGATGGTGACGGTGAACAATTATAAAAACGCAACAGAGATCCTTTGGATCAAAAAAAAATAA
- a CDS encoding RagB/SusD family nutrient uptake outer membrane protein: MRKKILFFAALTLAIAAGCKTDFLEEMKSFEKYDDSIFETELQTGWYIDRLYNYYFVNYRNPQQSIVGLYNDNRARMTEEIGGTVTSYTNPTTNLQLASQADGYFGNPVAANVQNNPYTRIRFATFLIQRIDQSGPGLSESFRTAAKGQMYFLRALQYFDLVRVYGGVPLVTTVQQNSGTDETIRQPRATAAECFDLIVSDLDSAALLLPMRWDAANYGRLTAAGALAMKSRVLLTAASPLYNKDWDNSGSQKWQRALDAGLDAETKLSAAGYGLFGSNAKDWAEMTFRADNAFNSEALMVFLLSTTPTSSVGYNNNWENSVRPASYRGGGGIAATKEMLDLFPMADGSRPSVTNYVDTFFFENREPRFYRTFAFSGSKWGIKGNDNKSTWFYRWKANATANNGTFFGNNQVNSPALVRKMSNPAADSVNFAFSGTDIFEYRYAELLLNIAECYAAKGDPNNAAAYIGKVRQRVGIPTANNYGLGTLTTKYAAIEACLYERRIELAYEGKRFWDVHRWMLYDNLQESGNSVQKLGLAPINGTKRTGYYWQSKTFARDPLTPALRNILIDPDAANFTTEIAKLKDVYRTYFTRAPLDQEWDRVNNAPVTILFRPNYYISGLTATVLGNNSYLQQTKGWLDYSGGMGTFDYQQ; encoded by the coding sequence ATGAGAAAGAAAATATTATTTTTTGCAGCCTTGACACTGGCTATAGCAGCCGGCTGTAAAACCGATTTTTTGGAAGAGATGAAAAGTTTTGAGAAATACGATGACAGTATTTTCGAGACCGAACTTCAAACCGGTTGGTACATCGATCGGCTGTACAACTATTACTTTGTAAATTATAGGAATCCCCAGCAATCAATTGTCGGTTTGTATAACGATAATAGAGCACGGATGACCGAGGAAATTGGCGGTACTGTAACCAGCTACACCAACCCGACAACAAATCTCCAGCTGGCATCGCAAGCTGATGGTTATTTCGGAAACCCAGTTGCTGCCAACGTGCAAAACAACCCCTACACCCGTATTCGATTTGCAACATTTTTAATTCAGCGAATTGATCAATCTGGCCCGGGACTCTCTGAATCTTTCCGTACAGCAGCAAAGGGTCAGATGTATTTTTTGCGAGCCTTGCAATATTTTGACTTGGTGCGCGTGTATGGAGGGGTACCACTTGTTACCACCGTACAGCAGAATAGTGGTACCGATGAGACAATCAGACAGCCTAGGGCAACAGCTGCAGAGTGTTTCGATTTAATTGTAAGCGATTTGGATTCTGCAGCTCTACTCTTACCTATGCGTTGGGATGCCGCTAATTATGGTAGACTTACTGCAGCTGGCGCTTTAGCGATGAAAAGCCGCGTGTTACTCACCGCTGCGAGTCCCTTGTACAATAAAGACTGGGATAATTCTGGTAGCCAAAAATGGCAAAGAGCTTTGGATGCTGGTCTTGATGCTGAAACGAAATTATCCGCCGCGGGGTACGGTTTATTTGGTAGCAATGCGAAAGATTGGGCAGAGATGACCTTCAGAGCTGACAACGCATTTAATTCAGAAGCATTAATGGTATTCTTACTGTCAACTACTCCGACAAGTTCTGTGGGCTATAACAACAACTGGGAAAACTCCGTACGTCCCGCTTCCTATCGCGGTGGCGGCGGCATCGCGGCGACAAAAGAAATGCTTGATTTGTTTCCAATGGCTGATGGAAGTCGCCCCAGCGTTACAAACTACGTGGATACGTTCTTTTTTGAAAATAGGGAGCCTCGCTTCTACCGCACTTTTGCGTTCTCAGGCTCGAAATGGGGAATCAAAGGGAATGACAACAAATCTACCTGGTTCTACAGATGGAAAGCAAATGCAACAGCGAACAATGGAACTTTTTTTGGCAACAACCAAGTTAACAGTCCCGCTTTGGTGCGTAAGATGTCCAACCCAGCCGCAGATAGTGTCAATTTTGCTTTTTCTGGAACAGATATCTTTGAGTACAGGTATGCCGAGTTGTTGCTAAACATAGCTGAGTGTTACGCAGCCAAGGGTGATCCTAACAACGCCGCTGCTTATATCGGTAAGGTGCGCCAGCGTGTAGGGATTCCAACGGCAAACAATTATGGCCTAGGCACCTTGACGACAAAATACGCGGCTATAGAAGCTTGTTTGTACGAACGCCGTATAGAATTAGCATATGAGGGTAAACGTTTTTGGGATGTGCACCGGTGGATGCTTTATGATAATCTGCAAGAGTCCGGAAATTCCGTGCAGAAGCTTGGCTTGGCACCTATCAACGGCACAAAAAGAACGGGATATTACTGGCAATCCAAAACCTTTGCTCGTGATCCATTAACTCCGGCATTGCGGAATATTCTAATCGACCCTGATGCCGCAAACTTCACAACGGAGATAGCGAAACTTAAGGATGTTTACCGAACTTATTTCACAAGAGCGCCACTGGATCAAGAGTGGGATAGGGTAAACAATGCTCCTGTAACTATTCTTTTCCGTCCGAACTATTATATATCCGGACTTACCGCCACAGTTTTAGGAAACAATTCCTACTTACAACAGACGAAGGGTTGGCTCGATTATTCGGGAGGAATGGGCACATTCGATTACCAACAATAG